One Rhizobiales bacterium GAS188 DNA window includes the following coding sequences:
- a CDS encoding DNA-binding transcriptional regulator, MocR family, contains an aminotransferase domain encodes MRNDASTRTGEVMDAIRRKMATRALTDGEKLPSIRSFAATMRVSPSTVVEAYDRLAAEGVIRSRPGSGFYVSGAMPSLALAEVEARHDRAIDPFWVSRQSLDAGAEMLKPGCGWLPSDWMPIAAIRRAIRSLARADDTVLADYGNTRGSLPLRRLLVRQFAGEGIDAGADQILLTSSGTQAIDLICRYLLQPGDTALVDDPCYFNFQALLRAHRVKVVGVPYTPTGPDPSLFAEVLAEHRPRLYITNSALHNPTGATISPRTAHRLLNAAAAHDLTIVEDDIFADFEPEPSPRLAALDGLSRVIRIGSFSKTLSASIRCGYIAARADWIEALVDLQVATSFGGPSPVAAELVSGTLSDGSYRKHLDALRRRLSKARREAGSKLATLGIRPWIMPRGGFYLWCRLPDGRDAADVARAALCENLVLAPGNVFSLSQSASEFMRFNVAQMVDPRVFAVLARALAGEAK; translated from the coding sequence ATGAGAAACGACGCGAGCACCCGCACCGGCGAGGTGATGGATGCGATCCGCCGCAAGATGGCCACGCGCGCGCTGACGGACGGGGAGAAGCTGCCCTCGATCCGTAGCTTCGCCGCCACCATGCGCGTGTCGCCGTCGACCGTCGTCGAAGCCTATGACCGGCTGGCGGCCGAAGGCGTGATCCGCTCGCGGCCGGGCTCCGGCTTCTACGTCTCTGGTGCCATGCCGTCGCTTGCGCTGGCCGAGGTCGAGGCTCGGCACGATCGGGCGATCGATCCATTCTGGGTGTCGCGCCAATCGCTCGATGCCGGCGCCGAGATGCTCAAGCCTGGATGCGGCTGGCTCCCGTCCGACTGGATGCCGATCGCTGCCATTCGCCGTGCCATCCGCAGCCTTGCCAGGGCCGACGACACGGTCCTGGCGGATTACGGAAACACGCGTGGGTCGCTCCCCCTGCGCCGACTCCTTGTCCGCCAGTTCGCGGGGGAAGGGATCGATGCCGGCGCAGACCAGATCCTCCTCACCTCGTCGGGCACGCAGGCAATCGACCTGATCTGCCGCTACCTGCTGCAACCCGGGGACACGGCGTTGGTGGACGATCCCTGCTACTTCAACTTCCAAGCCCTGCTGCGCGCCCATCGGGTGAAGGTCGTCGGCGTACCGTACACGCCAACCGGACCTGATCCCTCTCTTTTCGCAGAGGTGCTCGCCGAGCATCGCCCGCGCCTTTACATCACCAATTCCGCGCTCCACAACCCGACCGGCGCGACGATCTCCCCGCGGACAGCCCACCGACTGCTGAACGCGGCGGCAGCCCACGACCTCACCATCGTCGAGGACGACATCTTCGCCGACTTCGAGCCCGAACCCTCGCCGCGCCTCGCGGCCCTCGACGGGCTGTCCCGCGTGATCCGGATCGGCAGCTTCTCCAAGACCCTGTCCGCCTCGATCCGCTGCGGCTACATCGCGGCGCGTGCCGATTGGATCGAGGCGCTGGTCGACCTTCAGGTCGCGACGAGCTTCGGCGGACCGAGCCCCGTCGCGGCCGAACTGGTCTCCGGCACCTTGAGTGACGGCAGCTATCGCAAGCACCTGGATGCGCTTCGCCGGCGCCTTTCGAAGGCGCGTCGCGAGGCTGGCTCGAAGCTCGCGACGCTCGGCATCCGGCCATGGATCATGCCACGCGGCGGCTTCTATCTGTGGTGCCGCCTGCCGGACGGCCGCGACGCAGCCGACGTCGCCCGCGCGGCGCTATGCGAGAACCTCGTGCTCGCTCCCGGCAACGTCTTTAGCCTCTCTCAATCGGCGTCCGAGTTCATGCGCTTCAACGTGGCGCAGATGGTCGACCCTCGTGTCTTCGCCGTGCTCGCGCGGGCTCTTGCCGGGGAGGCAAAGTAG
- a CDS encoding hippurate hydrolase: protein MSIEGMEAWGDESARLRRDFHMHPELAFEEHRTSETIARLLQGWGYQVHSGLAGTGVVGRLSHGTGRRSLGIRADFDALPIHEETGAAHASRNPGKMHACGHDGHTTILLVAARFLAQTKRFDGTINVIFQPAEEIGRGAAAMIDQGLFERFDCDAVFGLHNIPGLRTGVFGFKPGIFWAAIDKIDIRLNGFGGHGALPHLSMDPLVAGASIVMALQTIVSRNVDPLESGVVTVGAFRSGEAGNVIPDTADLRLSLRSFTPAVRGILLDRVQAIAAHQARSFGVAMAAEITPGCPALVNDPAQTAFARRIAAEHFDANAVSDLDRPMSVSDDFALFLQKRPGAYVVLGNGEQSHPLHHPKYDFNDDTILPAASYWVKLAQAYLS, encoded by the coding sequence ATGTCCATCGAAGGAATGGAGGCGTGGGGCGACGAGTCCGCGCGCCTGCGTCGCGATTTCCATATGCACCCGGAATTAGCCTTCGAGGAACACCGCACCAGCGAGACGATCGCACGGCTTCTTCAAGGCTGGGGCTATCAGGTTCACAGCGGCCTTGCGGGCACCGGTGTCGTGGGGCGCCTCTCCCATGGGACCGGCCGTCGGTCACTCGGGATTCGCGCCGATTTCGACGCCCTCCCGATCCATGAGGAAACTGGCGCAGCTCACGCGAGCCGCAATCCCGGCAAGATGCATGCCTGCGGCCATGATGGCCACACCACCATCTTGCTGGTTGCGGCGCGCTTCCTGGCGCAGACGAAGAGGTTCGATGGCACGATCAACGTGATCTTCCAGCCCGCCGAGGAGATCGGTCGCGGTGCCGCGGCGATGATCGATCAGGGATTATTCGAACGGTTTGACTGCGACGCCGTATTCGGACTTCACAACATTCCGGGCCTGAGGACCGGTGTTTTTGGATTCAAGCCTGGAATTTTTTGGGCCGCGATCGACAAGATCGATATTCGCTTGAACGGCTTTGGCGGCCATGGCGCGCTTCCCCATCTGAGCATGGACCCGCTGGTCGCAGGCGCGAGCATCGTCATGGCCTTGCAGACCATCGTGTCGCGCAATGTCGATCCGCTCGAGAGCGGGGTCGTGACAGTCGGTGCGTTTCGTTCAGGTGAGGCCGGCAACGTCATTCCGGACACAGCCGATCTGCGACTGAGCTTGCGGTCTTTCACCCCGGCCGTGCGCGGCATCCTTCTGGATCGGGTACAGGCGATTGCCGCGCACCAGGCTCGAAGCTTCGGAGTTGCAATGGCAGCGGAGATCACGCCGGGCTGTCCCGCGCTCGTCAATGATCCGGCGCAAACCGCATTTGCGCGCAGGATTGCCGCAGAGCACTTCGATGCGAATGCGGTGTCCGATCTCGATCGCCCCATGTCGGTCAGTGATGACTTTGCGCTGTTCTTGCAGAAGCGACCAGGCGCGTATGTCGTGCTCGGCAATGGCGAGCAGAGCCACCCCCTCCATCATCCGAAATACGACTTCAACGATGACACGATTCTTCCGGCCGCAAGCTATTGGGTCAAGCTCGCGCAAGCCTATCTGAGCTGA
- a CDS encoding mannose ABC transporter ATP-binding protein /fructose ABC transporter ATP-binding protein /ribose ABC transporter ATP-binding protein, which yields MSAEPVLHARGLVKRYGRVTALDHADFDLYPGEILAVIGDNGAGKSSLIKALCGAVIPDSGEIRLVGQVVHFRSPIDAREAGIETVYQNLALSPALSIADNMFLGREIRSTRLIGRVLRSLDRAAMLKFARDKLNELGLMTIQNINQPVETLSGGQRQGVAVARAAAFAKRVVIMDEPTAALGVKESRRVLELILDVKKRGLPIILISHNMPQVFEVADRIHIHRLGRRLCVIDPKKQSMSDAVAMMTGALAPPIEQAA from the coding sequence ATGAGCGCTGAGCCCGTCCTTCATGCCCGCGGCCTCGTCAAGCGCTATGGCCGGGTGACCGCGCTCGACCATGCCGACTTCGATCTCTATCCCGGCGAGATCCTCGCCGTGATCGGCGACAACGGCGCCGGCAAATCGTCGTTGATCAAGGCTCTATGCGGCGCGGTCATCCCGGACTCGGGCGAGATCAGGCTCGTCGGCCAAGTCGTGCATTTTCGTTCCCCGATCGACGCGCGCGAAGCGGGAATCGAAACCGTCTACCAGAACCTCGCGCTCTCGCCCGCCTTGTCGATCGCGGACAACATGTTCCTCGGGCGCGAGATTCGCTCGACAAGGCTGATCGGGCGCGTGCTTCGGAGTCTCGACCGCGCCGCCATGCTAAAGTTCGCGCGCGATAAGCTCAACGAGCTTGGACTGATGACGATCCAAAACATCAACCAGCCGGTCGAGACGTTGTCGGGCGGCCAACGCCAAGGCGTCGCGGTCGCGCGCGCGGCCGCGTTCGCCAAGCGCGTCGTCATCATGGATGAGCCGACGGCGGCCTTGGGCGTCAAGGAATCGCGGCGCGTCCTGGAGCTGATCCTCGACGTGAAGAAGCGCGGGTTGCCGATCATTCTCATCTCGCACAACATGCCTCAGGTGTTCGAGGTCGCTGATCGCATCCACATCCACCGGCTCGGGCGCCGCCTATGCGTCATCGATCCCAAGAAGCAGTCGATGTCCGATGCGGTCGCGATGATGACCGGTGCGTTGGCGCCGCCGATCGAACAGGCGGCGTGA
- a CDS encoding fructose transport system permease protein — translation MSEATQGQRPAPQEFERVLAAASTTQAQFEEEHLSLVKRTQRFLHVYPTVVPFVVLLLGLLLGVTVNFERFATGSNLSTVLTQVTIIGILAIAQTLVILTAGIDLSVGVIMVISSVVMGRLGVIDSLPVIVAFPAGLLCGVVFGLLNGSLVTRLHMPPFIVTLGTLSIIGALNTFYSQSETIRQQDIEAQAPFLQLMGVPFEIGGARIIMGTFLLVVLAIIIWYVLNRTAYGRHVYATGDDPEAARLAGINTDHVLLSVYILAGLIAAIAGWALIGRIGAISPTAGENANLDSITAVVIGGTSLFGGRGSIVGTLIGALIVGVFKSAVSLAGLDVLWQEFGIGVLIIIAVALDQWIRRVSA, via the coding sequence ATGAGCGAGGCTACGCAAGGCCAGCGGCCCGCCCCTCAGGAGTTTGAGCGGGTGCTCGCCGCCGCGTCGACGACGCAGGCCCAATTCGAAGAAGAGCACCTCTCGCTGGTCAAACGCACGCAGCGGTTCCTCCACGTCTATCCGACCGTCGTTCCCTTCGTAGTATTGCTGCTGGGCCTTCTGCTTGGCGTCACCGTGAATTTCGAGCGCTTCGCTACAGGCAGCAATCTGTCGACCGTGCTGACGCAGGTGACAATCATCGGCATTCTCGCCATCGCGCAGACGCTTGTCATACTGACCGCCGGCATCGATCTTTCGGTGGGTGTGATCATGGTGATTTCGTCCGTCGTGATGGGGCGGCTCGGCGTCATCGACAGCCTCCCGGTAATTGTGGCATTTCCGGCCGGACTCCTTTGCGGCGTCGTATTCGGCCTGCTCAACGGCTCGCTCGTCACCCGGTTGCACATGCCGCCGTTCATCGTCACGCTCGGCACGCTCAGCATCATCGGCGCTCTCAACACTTTCTACTCGCAGAGCGAGACGATTCGACAACAGGATATCGAGGCGCAGGCGCCGTTCCTGCAGCTGATGGGGGTCCCTTTCGAAATCGGCGGGGCGCGCATCATCATGGGCACCTTCCTGTTGGTCGTGCTGGCGATCATCATCTGGTACGTGCTCAACCGGACCGCCTATGGCCGCCACGTCTACGCGACCGGCGACGATCCCGAGGCGGCGCGCCTGGCCGGCATCAACACCGATCATGTCTTGCTCAGCGTCTACATTCTGGCTGGGCTCATCGCGGCAATCGCCGGATGGGCGTTGATCGGCCGCATCGGCGCCATCAGCCCGACAGCCGGCGAGAACGCGAATCTCGACAGCATCACCGCCGTCGTGATCGGCGGCACCAGCCTCTTTGGCGGACGCGGCTCGATCGTCGGCACGTTGATCGGGGCGCTCATCGTCGGCGTGTTCAAGTCCGCGGTTTCGCTCGCCGGTCTCGACGTGCTTTGGCAGGAGTTCGGCATTGGAGTCTTGATCATCATCGCGGTTGCGCTCGATCAATGGATCCGGAGAGTGTCGGCATGA
- a CDS encoding fructose transport system substrate-binding protein: MSRKLAILSCAVAALSLAFASVPASAGDIVGLITKTNTNPFFVKMKQGFEAKAKELGVTPQAYAGKTDGDNDGQVAAIEALMAAGAKGILLVPSDSTAIVPTVAKARKAGILVITLDTPLDPVTAADANFATDNFKAGQLIGAWAKATLGDKAASAKIATLDLAPNEPTVDYLRHNGFLTGFGIPVKDQKHYAMGDSPQIVGSDVTAGSTQGGRTAMEKILQKASNINVVYAINEPAADGGYAALKAAGKEKGVLIVAVDGGCPGVKSVKEGAIGATSQQYPLLMASKGVEAVVEYIKTGKKPVSIDTGEQLVTDHPVPGVPSIDTTEGMKLCWG, translated from the coding sequence CGCCGTAGCGGCGCTCTCGCTCGCCTTCGCGAGCGTACCGGCTTCGGCCGGCGATATCGTTGGCCTTATCACCAAGACCAACACCAATCCCTTCTTCGTCAAGATGAAGCAGGGCTTCGAGGCCAAGGCCAAGGAACTCGGCGTTACGCCGCAGGCCTACGCCGGTAAGACGGACGGCGACAACGACGGACAGGTCGCGGCCATCGAAGCGCTGATGGCTGCCGGCGCTAAGGGCATCCTATTGGTGCCGAGCGACTCGACAGCGATCGTGCCGACGGTCGCGAAAGCCCGCAAGGCCGGCATTCTGGTGATCACGCTCGACACGCCGCTCGATCCCGTCACCGCCGCCGATGCCAATTTCGCCACCGACAATTTCAAGGCCGGCCAACTGATCGGCGCGTGGGCGAAGGCGACGCTCGGCGACAAAGCGGCTTCCGCCAAGATCGCCACCCTCGATCTGGCGCCCAACGAGCCGACGGTCGACTATCTTCGCCACAATGGCTTCCTGACCGGCTTCGGCATCCCGGTTAAGGATCAGAAGCACTACGCAATGGGCGACAGCCCGCAAATCGTCGGCTCCGACGTGACGGCGGGTTCGACCCAGGGCGGCCGAACCGCCATGGAGAAGATCCTTCAAAAAGCATCCAATATCAACGTTGTATATGCGATCAACGAGCCGGCCGCGGACGGTGGCTATGCGGCGTTGAAGGCGGCAGGCAAGGAGAAGGGTGTGCTGATCGTCGCGGTCGACGGCGGCTGCCCTGGTGTCAAGAGCGTCAAGGAAGGTGCGATTGGCGCCACCTCGCAGCAATATCCACTGCTGATGGCCTCTAAAGGCGTCGAAGCCGTCGTGGAATACATCAAGACCGGCAAGAAGCCCGTCAGCATCGATACCGGCGAGCAGCTCGTGACCGACCATCCTGTTCCGGGCGTTCCCTCGATCGACACGACCGAGGGGATGAAGCTCTGCTGGGGTTGA